In the Maribacter sp. MJ134 genome, one interval contains:
- a CDS encoding GNAT family N-acetyltransferase, whose protein sequence is MKIRETHRKDYTISTDKDKLDVLSIHKFLANETDWAKGIPFNTLKTSIENSLNFGLYYKNEQIGFARIISDYSTIAYLGDVYVLKEYRGKGLSKWLINEVMEHPNLQGLRRWILLTDTAEWLYKKFGFTEIPNPEFYMEKHTPNIYNGMEKTKTRNI, encoded by the coding sequence TTGAAAATTAGAGAAACACATAGAAAGGATTATACCATTTCAACTGACAAGGATAAATTAGATGTTTTAAGCATTCATAAATTCCTTGCAAACGAAACCGATTGGGCTAAAGGAATTCCATTCAATACTTTAAAAACATCAATTGAAAACTCTTTAAATTTTGGGCTTTACTACAAAAACGAACAAATTGGCTTTGCTAGAATAATTTCGGACTATTCCACTATTGCATATTTAGGAGATGTTTATGTTCTTAAGGAATATAGAGGAAAGGGACTAAGTAAATGGTTGATAAATGAAGTAATGGAGCACCCAAATCTGCAAGGATTAAGACGCTGGATTTTATTAACTGATACAGCCGAATGGCTTTATAAAAAGTTCGGATTTACGGAAATACCTAATCCTGAATTTTATATGGAGAAACATACCCCAAATATATACAACGGAATGGAGAAGACTAAGACCAGGAACATATAA
- a CDS encoding serine hydrolase domain-containing protein, translating to MRQILSIFVLTMILISCNNTDKKAKEYTQHQTEKLNEKVDGYFSALHTIGKFNGVVFASKNDTLIINKVYNLNQDKKSTTYVTTESQFDIHSVSKLMAHYLIEKFEIEGKIKKSESIKKFIPDFPDGDKITIEMLLNHTSGLPRNLEGVEEDNINLSSEQIVEYAKKQKLLFEPGTEQQYSNVAYELVYFVIQEVSNQSFAQCLADNVFQPLEMKNSGAHFYLKEDNLKKLAKNHEKDDGKIMQVDNVLPDELKTARIFSTASDLNKFLNHVKNEPFASLLQNESNVIEKSGGSDGIRVEIYTNLEYNYNFIFLANYEEVPFQKTVEDFAKILENKPYDVPKELNRKSIKLSAEILNGYEGTYSFADMGNLELTFKVEHENLVVYQDGEQIATLKAESENTFFDDPKEPESFEFVENENDSFNVQMGWKGVKLKGIKK from the coding sequence ATGAGACAGATTTTATCAATATTTGTTCTAACAATGATTTTAATCTCTTGTAATAATACGGATAAAAAAGCAAAAGAGTATACACAACATCAAACTGAAAAACTGAATGAAAAAGTAGATGGATACTTTTCGGCACTTCATACAATAGGGAAATTTAATGGAGTTGTATTTGCTTCAAAAAATGACACCTTGATTATTAATAAGGTATATAATTTAAATCAAGACAAAAAGAGCACAACTTACGTAACAACTGAAAGTCAATTTGATATTCATTCTGTTTCCAAGTTAATGGCCCATTACTTAATTGAAAAATTTGAGATCGAGGGAAAAATCAAAAAAAGTGAATCAATTAAAAAGTTCATTCCAGACTTTCCTGATGGCGACAAAATAACCATAGAAATGTTGCTCAACCACACATCTGGACTTCCAAGAAATTTAGAAGGTGTTGAAGAAGATAACATTAACTTATCATCAGAACAAATAGTTGAGTACGCCAAAAAGCAAAAGCTACTTTTCGAACCCGGAACAGAGCAACAATATTCTAACGTTGCTTATGAACTTGTTTATTTTGTGATTCAAGAAGTTTCTAACCAATCCTTTGCCCAGTGCTTGGCAGACAATGTTTTCCAACCTTTGGAAATGAAAAACTCAGGAGCGCATTTCTACCTTAAAGAGGATAACTTAAAAAAATTAGCAAAAAACCACGAAAAAGATGATGGTAAAATTATGCAGGTGGATAATGTTTTACCGGATGAACTGAAAACTGCGAGAATATTTTCAACTGCCTCAGACTTAAACAAATTTTTAAACCATGTTAAAAATGAGCCATTTGCCTCGCTGTTACAAAACGAATCAAATGTCATTGAGAAAAGTGGGGGTTCTGACGGAATTAGGGTTGAGATATATACAAATCTTGAATACAATTACAATTTCATCTTTTTAGCGAATTATGAAGAAGTTCCTTTTCAAAAAACAGTGGAGGATTTTGCCAAAATATTGGAAAACAAACCTTATGATGTTCCGAAGGAGTTGAATAGAAAATCCATCAAATTATCCGCAGAAATTTTAAACGGATATGAAGGAACATATTCGTTTGCAGATATGGGTAATTTGGAATTGACCTTTAAAGTAGAGCATGAAAATTTGGTAGTGTATCAAGACGGAGAACAGATAGCGACCTTAAAAGCTGAATCAGAAAACACTTTCTTTGATGACCCTAAAGAACCTGAATCGTTTGAGTTTGTTGAGAATGAAAACGATAGTTTCAACGTTCAAATGGGTTGGAAAGGAGTTAAATTGAAAGGAATTAAGAAATAA
- a CDS encoding response regulator transcription factor codes for MKEILIIEDDPEIIKLLDIHLSDLNYKTKKATDGAEGLLLALNTDFDLIILDLTLPTLDGVEICKKLRAEKDTPVIMLTAKSEEIDRVLGLEIGADDYITKPFSIRELLARIKAVMRRTNATVDKATDSSVIASEGLFIDIDKRKVLLEDKRIDLSPKEFELLVLMASNPGRNYTRTELLNMIWGYNFEGYEHTVNSHINRLRAKIESDMANPTYILTTWGVGYKFNEDISA; via the coding sequence ATGAAAGAAATACTCATTATAGAAGATGATCCGGAAATTATAAAACTTTTGGATATACATCTAAGCGATTTAAACTACAAGACCAAAAAGGCTACTGATGGTGCCGAGGGTTTGTTATTGGCTTTGAACACCGATTTTGATTTAATTATTCTAGACCTGACCTTGCCTACGTTGGATGGTGTAGAAATTTGCAAAAAACTAAGAGCGGAAAAGGATACCCCTGTTATCATGCTAACCGCCAAATCAGAGGAAATCGATAGGGTCTTGGGGCTGGAAATCGGAGCTGATGATTACATTACCAAACCCTTTAGTATTAGAGAATTACTAGCCAGAATAAAAGCCGTAATGCGCCGTACGAACGCTACTGTTGACAAAGCGACCGATTCTTCGGTTATCGCATCAGAAGGGCTTTTCATTGATATAGATAAGCGTAAAGTATTGCTAGAAGACAAAAGGATAGACCTTTCCCCGAAGGAGTTTGAACTCTTGGTCTTAATGGCCTCTAACCCCGGCCGAAATTATACCCGAACAGAGTTACTGAATATGATATGGGGGTATAATTTTGAAGGTTATGAGCATACCGTAAACTCTCACATCAACAGACTACGGGCCAAGATAGAATCGGACATGGCCAATCCTACCTATATATTGACCACCTGGGGAGTGGGCTACAAATTCAACGAAGATATTAGCGCATGA
- a CDS encoding tRNA pseudouridine synthase A gives MKQKRYYYIVRLAYLGFRFSGWQKQPGQRTIEGMLQKTLKFILPEANYKILGAGRTDAKVSSLDAAFELFIAEEPLPDLNEFIQLFNRNLPPDIKITSITATDKEFNIIQDSKSKEYIYLFSFGTKNHPFCAPFIANIIEELDVDLMIKAAKLFEGEHDFSAYTARLQPNAKVIRHIDSCEITNNTYFDATFFPKQSYALSVRGEGFMRYQVRMMMGALIQLGKGAYDIATIEASLKTGYDGQLNFVAPGSGLFLNGLDFTQ, from the coding sequence ATGAAACAAAAACGTTATTACTATATCGTACGATTGGCCTATTTAGGGTTTAGATTCAGTGGTTGGCAAAAGCAACCCGGGCAGCGCACCATTGAGGGCATGCTTCAAAAAACGCTAAAATTTATACTTCCAGAGGCTAATTATAAAATTCTTGGTGCGGGAAGAACAGATGCGAAGGTGTCTTCGTTAGACGCGGCATTTGAACTATTCATTGCAGAAGAACCACTACCGGATTTAAACGAATTCATACAACTTTTTAACCGTAATTTACCTCCGGATATTAAAATAACCTCGATTACGGCTACCGATAAGGAGTTCAATATTATTCAGGATAGTAAAAGCAAAGAGTACATTTATTTGTTTTCTTTTGGAACAAAGAACCATCCGTTCTGCGCTCCTTTTATAGCCAATATTATAGAGGAATTGGATGTAGACCTCATGATCAAGGCAGCCAAGCTATTTGAAGGAGAACATGATTTTTCTGCCTATACCGCAAGATTACAGCCCAACGCAAAAGTCATACGGCATATTGATTCCTGTGAAATTACCAACAACACCTATTTTGATGCCACTTTTTTTCCAAAGCAAAGTTATGCCCTTAGCGTTCGTGGTGAAGGATTTATGCGCTATCAAGTACGTATGATGATGGGTGCGCTAATACAATTAGGCAAGGGAGCGTATGACATCGCAACCATAGAAGCTTCTCTTAAAACGGGTTACGACGGACAACTTAATTTTGTTGCCCCAGGCTCCGGACTCTTTCTGAACGGCTTGGATTTTACGCAATGA
- a CDS encoding Dps family protein, with product MNYLNIDEKKLLPTVKELNTLLADYHMYYQKLRNFHWNILGHNFFDLHEKFEELYGEARVKIDEIAERILTLRYHPISNYSEYLKTSSIKESDTNLSDVEMVNELLEAHSLLLKQMTTVVNKADEINDEGTIDLIGAYIRELEKNSWMLDAWNRKNSERLKEATA from the coding sequence ATGAACTATTTGAATATAGATGAAAAAAAATTATTACCAACTGTCAAAGAATTGAATACCCTTTTGGCAGATTACCATATGTACTATCAAAAATTAAGAAACTTTCACTGGAATATCTTAGGACATAATTTCTTTGATTTGCACGAAAAATTCGAAGAATTATACGGAGAGGCGAGAGTAAAAATAGATGAGATTGCCGAACGCATTCTAACATTACGTTACCATCCGATAAGTAATTATTCAGAATACCTGAAAACATCATCCATTAAGGAAAGTGATACCAACTTAAGTGATGTGGAAATGGTAAACGAGTTGCTAGAAGCCCATAGTTTATTATTAAAGCAAATGACTACGGTGGTAAATAAGGCAGACGAAATTAATGATGAAGGTACCATTGACCTCATTGGAGCTTACATACGAGAATTAGAAAAGAACAGTTGGATGCTCGATGCCTGGAACAGAAAAAATTCAGAGCGATTGAAAGAAGCTACCGCATAG
- a CDS encoding alpha/beta hydrolase, whose amino-acid sequence MRRLKKIGIVLAVLYVLLLGVTYAFQEKLIFIPSKMPANHVYDFCQPYEEFWLAAPDGARLNAVHIQNNSQKGVVLYFHGNSGNISHLIHVANLVTRYDYDAIFVDYRTYGKSTGELSEAAIKSDAQLFYDYTKQRYDESTIVVYGRSFGTGVASGLAAENNPCKLILESPFYSAVALGKHRFPIFPIDLLSNYRFPSNEYVQRVKCPITIIHGTADRIIPFEQAQDLFTQVPDGQGTFYTVEGGGHNYLQDFDVFKKAMDTALK is encoded by the coding sequence ATGCGTAGACTTAAAAAAATTGGTATCGTACTAGCGGTATTATATGTATTGCTGCTCGGTGTCACCTATGCCTTTCAGGAAAAACTCATCTTTATCCCGTCCAAAATGCCGGCAAATCATGTGTATGATTTTTGCCAACCTTACGAGGAATTCTGGCTAGCCGCTCCAGATGGCGCTCGTTTGAATGCCGTACACATCCAGAACAATTCGCAAAAAGGGGTAGTGCTTTATTTTCATGGGAACTCGGGAAATATCTCGCATCTCATTCACGTAGCTAATTTAGTGACCCGTTACGATTACGATGCCATTTTCGTGGATTATAGAACCTACGGGAAAAGTACGGGAGAACTTAGCGAAGCTGCCATTAAAAGTGATGCGCAACTTTTTTACGACTATACCAAACAGCGCTACGATGAAAGTACGATCGTAGTATACGGGCGTTCTTTTGGGACAGGCGTAGCTTCTGGGTTAGCTGCAGAAAATAATCCTTGTAAGCTAATTTTAGAATCACCCTTTTATAGTGCGGTGGCACTTGGGAAACACCGTTTTCCTATATTTCCTATTGACCTATTGTCTAACTACCGCTTTCCTTCCAATGAATACGTGCAGCGCGTAAAATGCCCCATAACCATTATTCATGGCACGGCGGACCGTATTATTCCCTTTGAACAGGCACAGGACTTATTTACACAAGTACCTGATGGTCAAGGAACCTTTTATACGGTAGAGGGTGGCGGACACAATTACCTACAGGATTTTGATGTTTTTAAGAAGGCTATGGATACCGCTTTAAAATAG
- a CDS encoding sensor histidine kinase: MSTTEKTLTPKLVKKLWVAFILLVLLMGSSYIFITGYLTNKHNQAITQRVNANVAEHVIQEKFQDASPFLADGSVNKALFGDLMHDMMAVNRSIEVYLLNKAGEIQYSVVLEHNENEPAKHVSLAPINEFIRNDGATFVLGDDPLNPEEQKIFSAAPFNVDGKEGFIYIILAGKEFQLISDNLLGQYFTKLGVGATLLTMLFAALIGILSIWFLTKNLRLITQTVRKFQEGDLDIRIPNPEASDIEVFAHSFNEMADTIVDNMDKMKSVDTLRRELIANVSHDLRTPLAILKGYVETLQIKRDSLSEEQKQEYLRITHDNIDKLSNLINQLFDYSKLEAEQVTPIKEPFSITELSHDLIAKFKVLAAQKSITLNLDNPEANCMVFADVSLVERALQNLIENAIKYTEKGGKVTLSLLKKGKNIEINITDTGTGIPVNEQPFIFDRYKQVDKSAKKQGYGLGLAIVKKIMDLHDTTITVLSKPKEGSSFIFNLPAYQL, translated from the coding sequence ATGAGTACCACTGAAAAAACATTGACACCGAAGTTGGTGAAGAAATTATGGGTAGCCTTTATACTGCTTGTATTGTTAATGGGTTCCTCCTATATATTTATTACGGGATATCTCACCAACAAACACAATCAGGCCATAACACAACGTGTCAATGCAAATGTAGCCGAGCATGTAATTCAGGAAAAATTTCAGGATGCCTCTCCTTTTTTAGCGGATGGTAGCGTTAACAAAGCACTTTTTGGAGATTTAATGCACGATATGATGGCCGTAAATCGCAGTATTGAAGTGTATTTATTAAATAAAGCTGGGGAAATTCAATATTCCGTGGTTTTGGAACATAATGAAAATGAGCCTGCAAAACATGTATCCTTAGCACCTATAAACGAATTTATTAGAAATGATGGGGCTACCTTTGTTTTGGGTGATGACCCTTTGAATCCTGAAGAGCAAAAAATATTCTCCGCAGCACCCTTTAATGTAGATGGTAAGGAAGGTTTTATTTACATTATCCTTGCAGGAAAAGAGTTTCAGCTCATAAGCGATAATCTTCTTGGGCAATATTTCACCAAACTTGGTGTAGGTGCAACCCTGCTCACCATGCTTTTTGCAGCATTAATCGGTATACTAAGCATTTGGTTCTTGACCAAAAATCTCCGCTTGATCACGCAAACGGTCAGAAAATTTCAAGAGGGGGATTTAGACATACGAATACCGAACCCGGAAGCATCGGACATTGAGGTCTTTGCCCATTCCTTTAATGAAATGGCGGATACCATAGTAGATAACATGGATAAGATGAAATCCGTAGACACCCTTAGAAGGGAACTCATTGCTAATGTATCCCATGATTTACGAACACCTTTGGCCATTTTAAAAGGCTATGTGGAAACTTTGCAAATAAAGCGGGATTCTTTGAGCGAGGAACAAAAACAAGAGTATTTACGGATTACCCACGATAATATTGACAAACTGTCTAACCTTATCAATCAATTGTTCGATTATTCCAAATTGGAAGCGGAGCAAGTAACCCCCATCAAGGAGCCTTTCTCAATTACCGAACTCTCACACGACCTCATTGCCAAATTCAAGGTTTTGGCGGCACAAAAATCCATTACACTAAACCTGGATAATCCAGAAGCTAATTGTATGGTTTTTGCGGATGTAAGCTTGGTAGAGCGAGCCCTACAGAATCTTATTGAAAACGCAATAAAGTATACCGAAAAGGGCGGAAAAGTAACGCTAAGTCTACTTAAAAAAGGAAAGAATATTGAAATAAATATCACCGATACCGGCACGGGAATTCCGGTGAACGAACAGCCATTTATCTTTGACCGCTATAAGCAAGTGGACAAGAGTGCCAAGAAACAAGGGTATGGGCTAGGTTTGGCCATAGTTAAAAAAATTATGGATTTGCACGACACGACCATCACCGTATTGAGCAAACCAAAGGAAGGAAGTTCTTTTATTTTCAACTTGCCTGCATATCAGCTATAG
- a CDS encoding alpha/beta hydrolase, translating into MFNAVDWKYVLTIVVIVYLVINILVYFLQDFLMFKPEKLVKDFQFYYENQEIEEYNIETRDGAIINGLRFKTPNPKGVVFYLKGNSKSIKGWGKFAVDFMRHGYDVIMVDYRGFGKSTGRRTQKAIKRDLQVVYNKIKDNVAEKYIILYGRSLGSGFATKLASMNNPRMLILDAPYYSLSKVAKKYVPFMPLSLLIKFPMPTYKWLKYVKCPIHIIHGTDDRLIPYKTSVKLSKIQPKSTTLHSVIGGGHKNLNTFEAYHKMLADIITSRPKPVNLEGSSINVKHSSRKTNA; encoded by the coding sequence ATGTTCAACGCCGTAGATTGGAAATATGTTTTAACGATTGTTGTAATCGTTTATCTTGTGATCAATATCCTCGTATATTTTTTACAGGATTTTTTAATGTTTAAACCGGAGAAGCTGGTAAAGGACTTTCAGTTTTACTATGAAAACCAGGAAATTGAGGAGTATAATATAGAAACCAGGGACGGTGCCATCATAAACGGACTCCGTTTTAAGACGCCAAACCCCAAAGGGGTGGTTTTTTACCTCAAGGGGAACTCCAAAAGCATCAAAGGCTGGGGTAAGTTCGCCGTGGATTTTATGCGTCACGGCTATGATGTTATTATGGTAGATTACCGTGGTTTTGGCAAAAGCACCGGCAGAAGAACCCAAAAAGCCATTAAGCGAGATCTACAGGTGGTCTACAATAAAATAAAGGATAACGTAGCGGAGAAATATATCATTCTTTACGGCCGTTCCCTAGGTTCCGGGTTTGCCACCAAATTGGCTTCCATGAACAACCCGCGCATGCTTATCTTGGACGCGCCTTACTACAGCTTAAGTAAGGTGGCCAAGAAATACGTGCCCTTTATGCCCTTGTCCTTGCTTATTAAATTTCCCATGCCCACCTATAAATGGTTGAAATACGTAAAGTGTCCCATACATATCATCCATGGTACGGATGATAGACTTATTCCCTATAAGACCAGCGTAAAACTTTCCAAAATACAACCTAAATCTACCACCTTACATTCTGTTATCGGTGGCGGACATAAGAACCTGAATACTTTTGAGGCTTACCATAAAATGTTGGCGGACATCATAACGTCCCGTCCAAAACCTGTAAATTTGGAAGGCTCCAGTATTAACGTAAAGCACTCCTCAAGAAAAACGAATGCGTAG
- a CDS encoding serine hydrolase domain-containing protein, producing the protein MNKLLLSLSAILLILSCKEEPNSTKKIANNVYIKDSLTVEIKNLNKNYFNGLGVAIVDSSGFLYKEGLGFADVESKKPYTENTLQPIASVSKTFIGLALMKAQEKGFLNLDDPVNKYLPFEVRNPNFPDADITIKQLATHTSSIKDTDNYMGKSYVLKDVVDSTLAQPENIPQSFNPKHTNIDLAEFLENYLSKDGKWYNTNAFTASKPNQFFEYTNVGASLGAYIIEIVSNKSYADFTTEHILKPLGMNDSGWSYNTVNFENVSTLYSDRETKLSFYSLITYPDGGFITNINDLGKYLTELLKGYSGNGTILTQESYKQLFKIQLTEENFKEKRDEKNPYDDEYNSGIFMGFSSFNNIGHTGGDPGVSSLMFFNQKTKIGRILFVNTNIQNQEGLNAFFGIMNKLDDYSSRLTE; encoded by the coding sequence ATGAACAAATTACTGCTATCTCTTTCAGCAATTTTATTAATCTTATCTTGTAAAGAAGAGCCAAATTCTACCAAGAAAATTGCGAATAATGTCTATATAAAGGACAGTTTAACAGTAGAAATCAAAAATTTAAATAAAAACTATTTTAATGGATTGGGAGTCGCAATAGTTGATTCTTCAGGCTTTTTATACAAAGAAGGATTAGGATTTGCAGATGTAGAATCTAAAAAACCTTATACCGAGAACACACTACAACCTATTGCTTCTGTTTCAAAGACCTTTATTGGCTTAGCCCTAATGAAAGCCCAAGAAAAAGGGTTTTTAAATTTGGATGACCCTGTAAACAAATACCTGCCTTTTGAGGTTAGAAATCCAAATTTTCCAGATGCTGACATCACCATAAAACAATTAGCAACACATACGTCATCGATAAAAGATACGGATAACTATATGGGTAAATCCTATGTGCTAAAAGATGTAGTAGATAGCACATTAGCACAACCTGAAAATATTCCTCAAAGTTTCAATCCAAAACACACTAACATTGATTTAGCTGAATTTCTAGAAAACTACTTATCTAAAGATGGAAAATGGTATAATACTAACGCTTTTACGGCAAGCAAGCCAAATCAATTTTTTGAATATACAAATGTTGGCGCATCACTAGGTGCATATATTATTGAAATCGTGTCAAATAAATCATACGCAGATTTCACGACTGAACATATTTTGAAACCATTGGGAATGAATGATTCAGGTTGGAGCTATAACACTGTTAATTTTGAAAATGTCTCCACTTTATATTCTGACAGAGAAACTAAACTATCCTTTTATTCATTGATAACATATCCAGATGGTGGGTTTATTACGAACATTAATGATTTAGGAAAATACTTGACGGAATTGCTTAAAGGCTATTCGGGGAACGGTACGATCCTTACTCAGGAAAGTTATAAGCAACTTTTTAAAATACAATTGACAGAGGAAAATTTCAAAGAAAAAAGAGACGAAAAAAATCCCTATGATGACGAATATAACTCAGGTATTTTTATGGGTTTTTCATCATTTAATAATATAGGTCATACGGGTGGTGATCCTGGCGTTTCGTCTTTAATGTTCTTTAATCAAAAAACAAAGATAGGACGCATTCTATTCGTAAATACCAACATTCAAAATCAAGAAGGACTTAATGCTTTTTTTGGAATCATGAACAAATTAGATGACTATTCGAGTAGATTAACAGAATAG
- the corA gene encoding magnesium/cobalt transporter CorA — MAQKRKLSLPKRKKKVSRVQGKMGKAPGTVSYLGTKEKGESIVHVMEYNADSFKMSDPLDLKTIVNLKESPDTSWINVVGITDEAFIEELGKRFNLNPLLLEDAINTDQRPKIDEYEDYIFGVFRMLYLNQQDEIVGEHIAMVLMEKTVLVFQEVEEDVFDGVRNRIQSKLGRIRTRGADYLFFAMLDAIIDNYFLVLEQINHRIEVLEDEVYTNPKPVVAQNIQQLKKEVLKVRRWIFPVKELINRLIESEHPLIHQDTKLFLRDALDHTLEINESLQIYREMSMSLMEMYMSNMSNKMNEVMKVLTIMASIFIPLTFIAGVYGMNFDHIPELHWENGYYYVWGLMIVLFLGMLIYFKKKDWL; from the coding sequence ATGGCCCAAAAAAGAAAATTAAGTCTTCCTAAAAGAAAAAAGAAAGTCTCCCGAGTACAAGGGAAGATGGGGAAAGCACCGGGCACGGTAAGTTATTTGGGTACCAAAGAGAAGGGGGAAAGCATAGTACACGTTATGGAATACAATGCGGATTCCTTTAAAATGTCCGACCCGTTAGATCTTAAGACCATCGTGAACCTAAAAGAATCTCCGGACACCTCTTGGATAAACGTTGTAGGGATTACGGATGAGGCATTTATTGAGGAATTGGGGAAACGATTCAATCTAAATCCGTTACTTCTAGAAGATGCGATTAATACGGACCAAAGACCTAAGATTGATGAGTATGAAGATTATATTTTCGGTGTGTTTCGAATGTTATACCTCAATCAACAAGATGAAATCGTAGGGGAACACATCGCTATGGTACTAATGGAAAAGACCGTACTGGTTTTTCAGGAAGTTGAGGAAGATGTTTTTGATGGGGTACGGAACAGGATACAGTCCAAATTGGGAAGAATAAGGACCAGGGGCGCGGATTACCTGTTTTTTGCCATGTTGGATGCCATCATAGATAATTACTTTTTGGTATTGGAACAGATCAACCACAGGATAGAAGTGCTCGAGGACGAGGTGTATACCAATCCTAAACCTGTAGTAGCCCAAAATATACAACAGCTAAAGAAAGAAGTCCTAAAAGTAAGACGGTGGATATTCCCGGTCAAGGAACTTATCAACCGTCTTATTGAATCGGAACATCCGCTCATACACCAAGATACCAAACTGTTCTTAAGGGATGCTTTGGACCACACCTTAGAAATAAACGAGAGCCTACAGATCTATCGTGAAATGAGTATGAGTCTTATGGAAATGTATATGAGCAACATGAGTAATAAAATGAACGAGGTCATGAAAGTGCTGACCATTATGGCATCCATATTTATACCCTTAACGTTTATTGCCGGGGTGTACGGAATGAATTTTGACCACATACCTGAACTTCATTGGGAAAACGGCTACTATTACGTTTGGGGCCTCATGATCGTACTCTTCTTAGGAATGTTAATCTATTTTAAGAAAAAAGACTGGCTTTAA